From the Bacillus thuringiensis genome, one window contains:
- a CDS encoding tape measure protein — MASNATFEVEIYGNTTKFENSLKGVNTAMSGLRGEAKNLREALKLDPTNTGKMAQLQKNLQTQLGLSRDKATKLKEELSTVDKGTSAGQKKWLQLTRDLGTVETQANRLEGEIKQVEGAISSGSWNIDAKMDTKGVNSGIEGMKSRFSGLREIAVGAFRQIGASAVSAVGNGLKDWVSNAMDTQKAMISLQNTMKFKGNGKDFDYVSKSMQNLAKDTNANTEDTLKLSTTFIGLGDSAKKAVSKTEALVKANQAFGGTGENLKGVVQSYGQMSAAGKVTAENIGQLTDNNTALGSSLKDTVMKMNPSLQQYGSFNDAVSKGAVSMDMLNKAMEKMAKGSGGGIKTIGDAWDSFNETMSIALVPTLNALTPIISGLIDQMSDWGESAGKAVTNVVKYFQDLFQKLQENAATLAFLEAWDSIKSAFGSIVSIIGNVINSFIGINTETTKNATSIDNVAKSIAVFAGKFSEVTKKIADFLQKISESKSAIDTLKVALAALASVFVALKVIDGIIKAVEIYNKVVEAGTIIQGAFNAVMAMNPFVALGIAIAAIVAGLVYFFTQTETGKKVWGSFVDFLKSAWDGIVSFFSGIGQWFADIWNGAVDGAKGIWQGLVDWFSGIVQGVQNIWNGITTFFTTLWTTVVTGIQTAWAGVTGFFTGLWDGIVNVVTTVFTTIASLVTGAYNWFVTTFQPLISFFQSIFGLVGSVINLAFQLILAIIRGAYQLVIGAWNGISGFFGVIFNAVSSIVSTVFSAIGSFAGSAWDILVGVWNAVSGFFGGIFNAVKSVVSTVFSAIGSFASSAWGVVSSIWNAVSGFFSGIFNSVRSVVSGVFSALGGFASKAWDAISGVFNGVADFFKGAFDGAKDIVSGVFEAFGKFASNAWDAITGVFKGIGDFFSGIFGGVKDTIDSVLGGVTDTIKNIKGSIDWVASKVGGLFKGSMVVGLTDVNLSSSGYGLSTNSVSSDNRTYNTFNVQGGAGQDVSNLARAIRREFELGRA, encoded by the coding sequence ATGGCAAGTAATGCAACATTTGAGGTCGAGATATACGGTAATACAACGAAATTCGAGAACTCACTTAAAGGCGTTAATACCGCAATGTCAGGGCTTAGAGGAGAAGCTAAAAACTTACGTGAAGCTCTAAAACTTGACCCCACAAATACCGGGAAAATGGCGCAATTGCAGAAGAACTTACAAACGCAGTTGGGCTTATCACGTGACAAAGCAACAAAATTAAAAGAAGAACTTTCTACGGTTGACAAAGGGACGTCAGCAGGTCAAAAGAAATGGCTACAACTTACTAGAGATTTAGGTACAGTAGAAACACAAGCTAATAGGCTAGAGGGCGAAATTAAGCAAGTCGAGGGTGCTATTAGTTCAGGCTCTTGGAACATTGACGCTAAAATGGATACTAAAGGCGTTAATAGCGGAATTGAGGGCATGAAGTCACGCTTTAGCGGTCTTAGAGAGATTGCTGTTGGTGCATTCAGACAAATCGGTGCAAGTGCTGTTAGTGCTGTCGGTAACGGCTTAAAAGACTGGGTATCTAACGCAATGGATACTCAAAAAGCCATGATTTCATTGCAAAATACAATGAAGTTCAAAGGCAATGGAAAAGACTTTGACTATGTAAGCAAATCTATGCAGAATCTTGCTAAAGATACAAATGCAAATACCGAAGATACTTTAAAACTTTCAACAACGTTCATTGGTTTAGGCGATAGCGCTAAAAAAGCGGTCAGTAAAACAGAAGCATTAGTAAAAGCTAACCAAGCATTTGGTGGTACTGGCGAAAACCTTAAAGGTGTAGTTCAGTCTTACGGTCAAATGTCGGCAGCTGGTAAAGTTACGGCTGAAAATATTGGACAATTAACCGATAACAACACAGCTCTTGGTTCTTCTTTAAAAGACACTGTTATGAAAATGAACCCCTCATTACAGCAATACGGTTCTTTTAATGACGCTGTTTCAAAAGGCGCTGTTTCGATGGATATGCTCAACAAGGCTATGGAAAAAATGGCTAAAGGTTCGGGCGGTGGAATCAAAACTATTGGGGACGCGTGGGACAGCTTCAACGAAACAATGTCAATTGCTTTAGTGCCTACTTTGAACGCTTTAACACCTATCATTAGTGGCTTAATAGACCAGATGTCTGACTGGGGCGAAAGTGCTGGTAAAGCTGTAACAAATGTAGTTAAGTATTTCCAAGACTTGTTTCAAAAACTGCAAGAAAATGCAGCCACTTTAGCATTTTTAGAGGCTTGGGATAGCATAAAAAGTGCATTTGGTTCCATAGTTTCTATTATAGGGAATGTCATAAATTCATTTATTGGAATAAATACAGAAACAACAAAAAACGCAACAAGTATAGATAACGTAGCAAAAAGCATAGCTGTATTTGCTGGTAAATTTTCAGAAGTCACGAAAAAAATAGCTGATTTTCTGCAAAAAATTAGTGAAAGTAAAAGCGCAATAGATACTTTAAAAGTAGCTTTAGCTGCTTTGGCTAGTGTATTCGTTGCTTTGAAAGTTATTGATGGAATCATTAAGGCTGTCGAGATATATAATAAGGTTGTTGAAGCTGGTACAATTATACAAGGAGCTTTCAATGCTGTAATGGCTATGAATCCATTCGTGGCTCTTGGCATAGCAATCGCAGCCATTGTTGCTGGTTTAGTTTACTTCTTCACTCAAACCGAAACAGGTAAAAAGGTTTGGGGTAGTTTCGTAGACTTCTTAAAGAGTGCATGGGACGGAATAGTTTCATTCTTTAGCGGTATTGGTCAATGGTTTGCTGATATATGGAACGGAGCAGTTGACGGAGCTAAAGGCATTTGGCAAGGCTTAGTCGATTGGTTCAGTGGAATTGTACAAGGTGTTCAAAATATTTGGAACGGAATAACAACATTCTTTACTACTTTATGGACAACTGTTGTTACTGGTATTCAAACAGCATGGGCAGGAGTTACAGGGTTCTTCACAGGGCTATGGGACGGAATAGTAAATGTTGTTACAACTGTATTTACAACCATTGCTTCTTTAGTGACAGGTGCTTATAACTGGTTTGTTACAACTTTCCAACCTTTAATTAGTTTCTTTCAATCTATATTTGGGTTAGTTGGATCAGTAATTAATTTAGCATTCCAACTTATATTGGCTATTATTCGCGGTGCTTACCAATTAGTTATCGGAGCGTGGAACGGCATATCAGGTTTCTTTGGTGTAATATTTAACGCAGTTAGTTCAATAGTTTCAACAGTATTTAGCGCCATAGGTAGCTTTGCTGGTTCAGCTTGGGATATACTGGTTGGCGTATGGAATGCAGTTTCAGGCTTCTTTGGCGGTATATTTAACGCTGTAAAATCAGTAGTTTCAACAGTATTTAGTGCAATCGGAAGTTTTGCTTCTAGCGCTTGGGGAGTAGTTTCATCAATATGGAATGCAGTTTCAGGCTTCTTTAGTGGCATATTCAATTCTGTTCGCAGTGTCGTTAGCGGAGTGTTTAGCGCTCTTGGTGGCTTTGCTTCAAAAGCTTGGGATGCAATTTCAGGTGTATTTAACGGAGTAGCTGATTTCTTTAAGGGAGCGTTTGACGGTGCTAAAGATATAGTTAGCGGAGTATTCGAGGCTTTTGGTAAATTTGCTTCAAATGCTTGGGATGCAATAACAGGAGTATTTAAGGGCATTGGCGACTTCTTTAGCGGAATATTTGGAGGAGTCAAAGATACAATAGACAGCGTTCTTGGAGGTGTAACAGATACAATTAAAAATATCAAAGGTTCAATTGATTGGGTTGCAAGTAAAGTTGGCGGACTATTCAAAGGTTCTATGGTAGTAGGCTTAACAGATGTCAATTTATCTTCTAGCGGTTACGGTTTAAGCACTAACAGTGTATCAAGCGACAATAGAACATATAACACATTTAACGTGCAAGGCGGTGCTGGTCAAGATGTTTCTAACTTAGCGCGTGCAATCAGACGAGAATTTGAACTAGGGAGGGCTTAA
- a CDS encoding phage distal tail protein domain-containing protein: MVRQYKIHTNLDGTDDKVWDVTNGKVRFYQPSNLGLQSTNNIWQSNGIGIMGKRSITQPQIEFKLETFGESLEENYQLMKDFVNDILSKKFVTLEYQTEIFQVYADLALADVTKTEGYGKNGTFSEKITFDVVTKWYTYENLTFDMIENGKVLSGKSKIYGGTAPGDYKYIEGTSYTYYGESDIGRLSRWEIKEKIFSFMGVLYPKLPKTPAGVRFLDDVGNEYTAIVFKTEQVQDYILINTDVNDEFYQGWKGTTVLNLFPVMNFERYRTRIIEKGQMELVNLSKAELKIKRKADFI; the protein is encoded by the coding sequence ATGGTAAGACAGTATAAAATACATACTAACTTAGACGGAACAGACGACAAAGTTTGGGACGTTACAAATGGAAAAGTTAGATTTTACCAGCCCTCTAATTTAGGGTTACAATCAACTAATAACATCTGGCAAAGTAATGGTATTGGAATAATGGGAAAACGCTCAATTACTCAACCACAAATAGAGTTTAAGCTAGAAACGTTTGGAGAAAGTTTAGAAGAAAATTATCAATTAATGAAAGACTTCGTAAACGATATTCTTAGCAAAAAATTCGTTACACTTGAATATCAAACAGAAATTTTTCAGGTGTATGCTGATTTAGCTTTAGCAGATGTCACAAAGACAGAGGGTTACGGTAAGAACGGAACTTTCAGCGAAAAGATAACTTTCGATGTAGTTACAAAGTGGTATACTTACGAAAATTTAACTTTTGACATGATTGAAAATGGTAAAGTTCTTTCTGGTAAGTCTAAAATTTATGGAGGAACCGCACCAGGAGACTATAAGTATATCGAAGGAACCTCTTACACTTATTATGGGGAAAGTGACATAGGCCGTTTAAGCCGTTGGGAAATAAAAGAAAAAATATTTAGTTTTATGGGGGTATTATATCCGAAACTTCCTAAAACACCTGCTGGAGTTAGATTTTTAGACGATGTTGGAAACGAATATACTGCAATTGTGTTTAAGACGGAACAGGTACAAGATTATATTTTAATTAATACAGATGTAAATGACGAATTTTATCAAGGCTGGAAGGGTACAACTGTACTAAACTTATTCCCTGTAATGAACTTTGAGCGATACAGAACTCGTATAATTGAAAAAGGTCAAATGGAGCTAGTTAATTTAAGTAAGGCAGAGCTTAAAATCAAGAGAAAGGCGGACTTTATTTAA